The genomic window CCCGGTAGCTCTCCCCCATGGCGCGGGGATGCACCGCGCCGCAGACCACGCGGTAGCCTTCGTTGTAGATCTGGTTGTGGCCGTCACCCCAGATGATGTTGATGGGGAAATTCGACGCCAGGCAGAGGCTCACGGTCGTGCGCAAGCTCTGCGGCCACGTCTCGATGGGCCCCAACGGGGAACGCGACCAGTCGAGGGACTCGATGAGGGCGGCCATTTCGCCCCCGCCGGCAAGCCATTCCAGCTTCCTCGGAAGCGTACTCATTGGGGAGGTATACGTACCCCCTGGTGCTGAAACAAGGTGGATTGAACCACATCAAGGGTTTGAACCGTTGTGCAACGGACGCTACCCGCCACGGATGCGCCTGCGGCCCCAGATGACGTCGGTGTGCCGGGAGCCTGGCTCCGGGGCCAGCCCCAGCTTCTTCAAGTCATCGGAATACTTCGCGCCTTTGACCACCACCCACCGCCGGGCCACGCGCTCCGCCTCCGCCAGCGTCTCCGGCGTGAGCGGCGCGTGGTCCGCGAAACGGCGCAGGACGTCGAAGCCGGGCTGCGCCTTCCGGGGCTTGGAGAACATCGGATCGAAGAACACGATGTCGAAGGAGCGCGAGGGCAGCGTGCGCAGGTACTCGCTCGCATCCGCGTGCACCGCCTCGACCCGGCACGAGTCCGGGCCGAGCGCGTAAGTCTTCAGCCCTTCCGAGACGACGGCATAGAGGGCCAGGCGCTTCTCCAGCCCCACCACCCTGCCCTGCGGCCCCACCGCCAGCGCCGCCACGATGGCGTCCTGCCCCAGGCCCAGGGTGCAGTCGAGCACCGCATCCCCGGGGCGCAGGTCCGCCATGCGCACGAAGGTATCCGGCTCTCCTTCGGCCAGCCGGAGCCGCCGCAGGTGCGCCATGCCCCCGTGAAAGGCGTGCTGGCCCTCCGCGTCCCGGAGCGTCACGCCGTCCCGGCCGAAGACGAGGAGCGCCGCGGTCCGGGTGCCCAGCCAGTCCGCGACGCCCTCGCCGGGCCTGCGCGGAAAAAAAGGAACCGCCCATGCGCTCGCGGCCGCGCGGGCCTGAGCGATGAGCGGTGGGTCCGGATTGGCACTGGTGGTCACCGCGAGGGGCGCCGGAGCCTCGGCATTCACGGCGCCCCCTTACCTCAGTGCGACGGCGCGGGGGAGATTTCCGCCTCTTCCTCCGTGGCCGTCCGCTTCGCCTCGCCCCGCAGCCGCTGCATCAGCACGTAGAGGCCGGGAATGAAGATGAAGTTGACCACCGTGGACACCAGCATGCCGCCGAACACCGCCGTGCCCAGCGAGTTGCGCGAGGCCGCGCCCGCGCCCGACGCCGTCATCAGCGGCACCACGCCCAGGAGGAAGGCGACGGAGGTCATCAGGATGGGCCGCAGACGCACGCTGGCCGCCTCCACCACCGCATCCACCGCGGACTTGCCCTGATCGCGCAGCTGCTCGGCGAACTCCACGATGAGGATGGCGTTCTTGCTGGCAAGTCCCACCAGCATCACCAGGCCCACCTGGCAGAACACGTCGTTGGCGAAGCCGCGCGCCATCTGCAGGCCCAGCGCGCCCGTCATCGCCAGGGGAACCGAGAGGATGATGACGAACGGCAGGCTGAAGCTCTCGTACTGCGCCGCCAGCACCAGGAACACGAACAGCAGGCCCAGCGCGAAGATGATCGCCGTCTGCCCGCCGCTCTGCTTCTGCTCCAGGCTGATGCCCGTCCACTCCGTGCTCATGCCCTGGGGCAGGTTCGCCGTGGCGATCTCGTCCATCACGTCCAGCGCCTGGCCGGAGGAGACGCCCGGCGTCGGCTGGCCGTTGATCTCCGCCGAGCGGAACAGGTTGTAGTGCCGGATGACCTGGGCGGACACCGTGGGCTCCACCTTCACCAGCGACTCCAGCGGAATCATCGACCCGCTGTCGCTGCGCACGTAGAAACCGCCAATGTCCTGCGCGCTGTCGCGGAACTGCTGCTCGGCCTGCAGGTACACGCGGTAGGTGCGGTTCGCGTAGTTGAAGTCGTTGACGTACTGGCTGCCCATGTAGACCTGCATGGTGCCGAAGATCTGCTCGATCGGAACCCCGAGCGCCTTGGCCTTCTGCCGGTCCACCTCGACATCCAGCAGCGGCGTGTCCGCGTTGAAGGACGTGAAGACACCGCGCAGCCGGCCGTCCTCGTTGGCCTTGGCCACCAGCTCCTGGGTGGACGCGGCCAGCTCATCCAGCGAGCGCCCACCGGCCGTGTCCTCGACGATGAACTGGTAGCCACCCACGTTGCCCACGCCCCGGATGGCCGGGGGCTGGAACGGCAGCACGCGCGCCCCACCGATGGAGCTGAGCGGCCCACGCAGCTTCTCCACCAGCGCGGGCACCGACTGCTCCGGCTTCGTCCGCTGCTCCCATGGGTGCAGGGGCACGAAGACGGTGGCGAAGTTGGGGCCGTTGCCCTGGAAGGAGAAGCCGCCGATGGCGAAGACGGTCTTCACCTCGGGCAGCTTCTGCAGGATGGCCTCCACCTCCGCCAGCACCTTCTCGGTCTGCGCCAGCGCCATGCCCTCGGGCCCCTGGACGGTGATCATCAGGTAGCCCTGATCCTCGTCGGGGATGAAGCCCGTGGGCGCCGCCCGGAAGAGCGCCACCGTGCCCGCGATGCACAGGAGGAACGCGGCAAGAATGAGAATCGGGTGCTTCAGCAGCCGGTGCAGCGCGCGGCTGTAGACATCGCGCGTCCAGTCGAGCGCCTGGTCCACCTTGCGGAAGAAGATCCACTTCTGCCCGTGGTGGTGCTTGAGCAGCCGGGCGCTGAGCGCCGGGGTCAGCGTCAGCGCGCAGAAGGTGGACAGGCCCACCGACACGGCGATCGTCAGCGCGAACTGGCGGTAGATGGAGCCCGTGGTGCCGGGGAACAGCGCCACGGGGATGAACACCGCCACCAGCACGATGGAGATGGCCACCACGGCGCCGGACACTTCCTTCATGCCCTCGCGGGCCGCCTTCATGGGCGACAGCCCCTTCTCGGCCATCAACCGCTCGATGTTCTCGATGACCACGATGGCGTCGTCCACCACGAGGCCCGTGGCCAGCGTCAGGCCGAAGAGCGTCAGCGTGTTGATGGAGAAGCCCATCAGGTAGACGAAGGCGAAGGTGCCCACCAGGGACACCGGCAGGGTGAGCGCGGTGATGAGCACGCTGCGCCACCCGTGCAGGAACAGGAAGATGACGAGGATCACCAGCGCGATGGCCTCGATGAGGGTGTGGACCACCTCGGTGACGGAGGCGCGCACCGCCAGCGTGGTGTCATTGCCCGTGCGGTACTCCAGCCCCGGCGGGAACTGCTGGGCCAGCCGGTCCATCTCCTTGATGACGCCGTCGCGCACATCGAGCGCGTTGGCGGTGGGCAGCTGGAAGATGGCGAGGCCGACGCCCGTCTTGCCGTTGAAGCGCAGCAGGGTGCCGTAGTTCTCCGCGCCCAGCTCCACCCGGCCCACGTCCTTCACCCGCACGAGGCGCCCATCCTGGCTGCGCTGCAGGACAATTTCTCCGAACTCCTCGGGCTCGATGAGCCGGCCGTGCGCGCGCACCGCCATCTGGTAGGGCTGCTCGTCGCTCGACGGCGGCTGGCCCACCTGCCCCGCGGCCACCTGGAGGTTCTGCTCCTGGAGGGCCCGCACCACGTCCTGGGGCGTGAGGGCCCGGCTCGCCATGGAGGTAGGGTCCAGCCACAGGCGCATCGAGAACTTGCGCTCGCCGAAGATGCGCACCTCGCCCACGCCCCGGACGCGCTTGATGGCGTCCTTCAGGTTCACGTCGGCGTAGTTGCTGAGGAACTTCGCGTCGTAGCGGTTGTCGGGGCTCGACAGGCCCAGCGTCAGCAGCATCTGGCTGGAGGCCTTGTTGACGACGATGCCCGTCTGGTTCACCTGGGAGGGCAGGCGCGCCGCGGCGCGGCTCACGCGGTTCTGCACATCGACGGCGGCCACCTCGATGTCGCGCGTGGGCTCGAAGGTGATGGTGATCTGACTCGTGCCGTCGTTGGCGCTGGTGGAGCTGATGTAGCGCATGCCCTCCACGCCGTTGAGCTCCTGCTCGAGCGGGATGGTGACGGCGCTCTCCACCACCTCGGCGCTGGCGCCCACGTAGGTGCTGGTGACGGTGACCTGGGGCGGCGCGAGGTCCGGGTACTGGGAGATGGGCAGCGTGGGGATGGCGATGAGTCCCACCAGCGTCAGCACGATGGAGCAGACGGCGGCGAAGACAGGCCTACGGATGAAGAAGTCGACGAACACGGTGGTGGTGTCCTCAAGATGCGATGCTGTGGCCAGGCCCCGCGCCCCTCCGCGCGGCGCCCGGTGTTGCTGTGACTAGCGGCTTCCCCCCACCGCACCGCCGCTGGCCCCGGCGCTCAGCTCCTTGCCCACCCGGACGGCGGCCTGCTTCACCTTCACCGGTGCCCCGTCCCTCAGGGACTGCAGCGAGGTGACCGCCACCTGATCCCCTTGCTTCAGGCCGCTCTCCACCACGTAGGCCATCTCGCCCAGGGTGCCGAGCTGGATGGGCCGCCGCTCCACCACCGTCTTGCCTTCCTTCTCCCGCACCACGAGCGCGAAGGGCTGGCCGCTCTGGCGCACCACCGCGAGCACCGGCAGCTGCAGCGCCTGGCGCGTGGAGTAGACGAGGCGCGCGCGCACCAGCTCGCTGGGACGCAGCCCCACGGTGTTGCGGAAGGCGGCGCGGACCTCCACGAGCTGGGTGCGGGGGTCCGCCTGCGGCGCGATGAAGAAGACGCTGCTGGTGAGCAGCACCTTGCCGCGCGAGTCGAGGAGCTCCAGCGGCGTGTCGGTCCGCAGCGAGCGGGCCCGCTCGGAGGGCACCGAGACGCTCACCTCCAGCACATCCGCCTGGGCCACGCTCGTCAGCACCGTGGACAGGCCGACCGAGTCGCCCACGCGGACCACGATGTCGCCCACGGTGCCCGCGAAGGGGGCCCGCACCACGTGGAACTGCAGCTGCACCTCGCGCTGGGTCAGCTGGGCGCCGGCCGCGCGCGCGGCGGCCTCGGCGGCCTGCACCTGGGCCTGGACGCGCTCCAGCTCCTGGGCGCTCGCCAGCCCCTCCTTGTGGAGGGCCTCGGTGCGGGTCATCGTGCGGCGCGCCAGCTCCAGGTCCACTTCCCGGGAGCTGCGCTGGGCGCGGGCGTTCTCGACCGCGGCCGTCTCGCCGCGCGCATCCACGTCGATGAGCGGCGCGCCGGCCTCCACCTTCTGGCCCGGCTTCACGTGAATGGCGCGCACGTAGCCCGCCACCTGGGGCAACAGGGTGACGCTCTGACGCGACTGGAGCGTGCCGAGGTACTCGCCGGTGTCCCGCACCTCGCTGGGCGCCAGGTTCACGACTTCGATTTCACGCGGCGGCGGCGGCGCCTTCGCGGGCGGCTTGGCACACCCCACGGCCCCCGCGACGCACGCAACCCCGAACATTCCAACCGCCAGTACCCTCAGGGGGCGCATCTTCTTCACCAGTCGCATCGGGCCTCCGTCAAAAATGCACTCAGTCTCGACTGAACGAGCTCGAACTCCCGCAGGGCGAGCGCCAACTGCGCCTGGCGCAGGGCCGCGCCGCTCTGCACCAGCTCCAGGCTGCTGCCCCGGCCGACCTCGAAGGCGCGGCGGGTCAGATTGTCCGTCCGCTCCGCCAGCTCCAGCGCCGCGGCCGACGTCTTCACCAGGGTCTCGGCCACCTCCACGCTCCGCCGGGCGCGCGCCACCTCCACCTCCACCTCGCGGCCGGTGCGCAGCAGCGTCTCGGCCGACTGCGCCTCGAGCGCCGCGCGCTCGCGCACCAGCCCCTCCCGCAGGCCGCCCTCCCAGATGGGCACCGACAGGATGGCGGAGATGCTCCAGGTGGGCACCGTTCCGAAGCCCGGATCCGTGGTGTACGCCACGACGTTGCTGGAGAGCCCCAGCGTGGGCAGGTAGCCCGCGGAGGCCTGGCGCCGGCTGTCGCGTGCCGCGGACGCCTGGGCCCGCGCGGCCACGAGATCCGGCCGCTCACTCAGGGCCTTCAGCGGTGCGCACTCGTCGCGGGTCTGCTCCACCAGGCCCTGAAGCTGGAAGGATGTCCGCACCCCCACCGCCTCGGGCAAGCCCAGCGTCAGCCCCAGCGCCTCCCGGGTCCGGCGCAGCTGCTCGTCTCCCGAGATGAGCGAGGCGCGGGCGACTTCCACGTCCTGACGCACGCGCACCACGTCGAGCTGCGTGCCCGCCCCCAGCTCGAAGGAGCGCTGGGTCAGCGCGGCGCGCTCCAGGGCCTGCCGCAAGCCCACGCGGTTCAGCTCTGCGGTGCGCTCGGCCGCCACGGTGGCCACCAACGCCTGGGCCAGCCCCAGCGTGAGGCGGCGCTGCACATCCTGGAGGTTCGACCGAGCGCTCTCCTCGGTCGAGCCAGCGGCCGACACCCCGCGCCAGGCGCTCACGTTCACCAGGGACTGCGTCAGCGAGATGGAGCCGCTCAAGAGCGGCGAGGTCGGCGCCTTGTCTCCCTCCCCCGCCTGGCCCACCAGGGGGCTGCCCGAGGTCGCCAGCACGGGGACATCCGGGTTGAGCAGGTCATGCCCCACACCGCCCGACAGGCGCGCGGTGGGCAGCAGCGAGGAGAGGGCCTGGCGCCACAAGCCTTCGGCGCGCTGAACGTTGGACTGGGCGATCCGCAGGTCCGAGGAGCGCTCGCGCAGCATCTTCAGCGCCTCGTCCCAGCTCGACACCTGCCGCGCCGCCCCGGGCGCGGGGGTGAGCATGGGGTCCTCGATCTTGGGCTGGAAGGGCGCGGGGGCCGCCGGAGGCTCGGCCTGAGCCGCCAGGGCCAGCCCTGGAGCCGCGACACTCAAGAGGCAAAAGAACGGGAAATACCTGAAATGCATACCGGGAAGGGCCACGTTCAGGAGAGAGGAGCCTTGTGCGCTGCCCGGTCGCCCCTCTGCGGGACCGCCCGTTCAGTGTTATTGACAATTGTTGTCAAGAACAAGCATCTTCATACGCCGATGAACCTCGCCGAGCAAGTGGCATCTCTGCGCCGAACGTTGCACCGGTTCATTACCCGCCGGCTGAGCAAGCGCACCCGGAGGCCCTTTCAACAATTATTGGCCCTCAAATACATCGCCAAACAGGAGGCCCACACCCAAGCTTCCCTGGCCGAGCGATTAATGGTGGATGCGCCCGCGGCGAGCCGTCTGGTGGACCGTCTGGAGGAGGAAGGGCTCGTGAAGCGCTGCGCCGGAGAGAACCGGCGCTGTGTGCGCCTGGAGGTCACCGCCGCGTCCGAGGCAGAGCTCGAGGTGCTGCGCGACGCGTCCCACTGGGTGGAGAGCGAGGCGAGCCGTCACCTCTCCGTGACCGAGATGAGCGAGCTCAAGCGCCTGCTGGAAAAGGTGCAGATCGGGATGAACCAGACCCTGGAGACGCTCGGTCCCGACGACTCCGACGAGCCCCTGGAAAAAACGACGTGAGCTCAGCCCCCGCCCCAGGTGTCGACGATCTGGAGGCAGGGCTCAACGAACAGTGGTGAGCTGGCGCCCAGCCACGTCACCGTCCAGAGATGGGCGAGCGGCGCCGGCCACCGTCCCACGGCCAGGACGCGCTCGAGCCAGACCAGCGGCAGCTGAACCAGGAAGAACGCCCCCATCATCCCGGCCCAGAAGGGGCCCACCGCAGGCAGCATGAAGGCCGCGTGGCCCAGGGCGCTCACCCCGAACACCGCGGCCGTTCCTCCCCAGACGCCCCTCCGCCGGGCCACGGGGACGAAGACGTGCTGCTTCAGAAAGCGGTGAACGGTCTGGTTCCAGCGGTGGTTCCAGAACTCGGAGATCGTCCGCGAGAGCAGCGGATCGTCGTGGAGCGGGCGTGGATCCATCCCCCGCAGGCCATATGCGATCAGCACGAGCGACATGGCGGCCTCCACGGCCGTGTACAGGAACACGAGGCCCGCCCCCCAGCGCACCGCCAGGCGAAGGCCGCCCGAGAGCAGCGGGCATCCATAGGCCAGAACTCCCCAGGCAAGCCCCACGAGGGGCGCCGCCACCGCCAGACGCTTCAGCGCGGCCCCATCGAGCCAGGGGGCCACGTTCCGGGCCTTGCGGACATCGAGGAGGGCCACGGCATGCCGCATCCGGTCCCACGCCGGGAAGCTCCGGGAGGTCCGCGTCAGCTCCACGGCGCGGGCCAGGAACCAGACGCCCCCCAGCCCCAAGAGGGCCCGGAAGGTGGGCAGGTCCGCGGGAGCGAGGAAGGGAAGCCAGAGCACCGCGCCGGACACGAGCAGGGCCAGCCTCCGGCGCCAGGCCGCGCCGGCCGCGAGCCACCCCGCGCCCATCGAGGCCGCGTACAGCGCCCCCACGAGGAGGACTGGGAGCCCCACATCCCGCATGGTCA from Stigmatella erecta includes these protein-coding regions:
- a CDS encoding efflux RND transporter permease subunit, whose product is MFVDFFIRRPVFAAVCSIVLTLVGLIAIPTLPISQYPDLAPPQVTVTSTYVGASAEVVESAVTIPLEQELNGVEGMRYISSTSANDGTSQITITFEPTRDIEVAAVDVQNRVSRAAARLPSQVNQTGIVVNKASSQMLLTLGLSSPDNRYDAKFLSNYADVNLKDAIKRVRGVGEVRIFGERKFSMRLWLDPTSMASRALTPQDVVRALQEQNLQVAAGQVGQPPSSDEQPYQMAVRAHGRLIEPEEFGEIVLQRSQDGRLVRVKDVGRVELGAENYGTLLRFNGKTGVGLAIFQLPTANALDVRDGVIKEMDRLAQQFPPGLEYRTGNDTTLAVRASVTEVVHTLIEAIALVILVIFLFLHGWRSVLITALTLPVSLVGTFAFVYLMGFSINTLTLFGLTLATGLVVDDAIVVIENIERLMAEKGLSPMKAAREGMKEVSGAVVAISIVLVAVFIPVALFPGTTGSIYRQFALTIAVSVGLSTFCALTLTPALSARLLKHHHGQKWIFFRKVDQALDWTRDVYSRALHRLLKHPILILAAFLLCIAGTVALFRAAPTGFIPDEDQGYLMITVQGPEGMALAQTEKVLAEVEAILQKLPEVKTVFAIGGFSFQGNGPNFATVFVPLHPWEQRTKPEQSVPALVEKLRGPLSSIGGARVLPFQPPAIRGVGNVGGYQFIVEDTAGGRSLDELAASTQELVAKANEDGRLRGVFTSFNADTPLLDVEVDRQKAKALGVPIEQIFGTMQVYMGSQYVNDFNYANRTYRVYLQAEQQFRDSAQDIGGFYVRSDSGSMIPLESLVKVEPTVSAQVIRHYNLFRSAEINGQPTPGVSSGQALDVMDEIATANLPQGMSTEWTGISLEQKQSGGQTAIIFALGLLFVFLVLAAQYESFSLPFVIILSVPLAMTGALGLQMARGFANDVFCQVGLVMLVGLASKNAILIVEFAEQLRDQGKSAVDAVVEAASVRLRPILMTSVAFLLGVVPLMTASGAGAASRNSLGTAVFGGMLVSTVVNFIFIPGLYVLMQRLRGEAKRTATEEEAEISPAPSH
- a CDS encoding class I SAM-dependent methyltransferase, producing the protein MNAEAPAPLAVTTSANPDPPLIAQARAAASAWAVPFFPRRPGEGVADWLGTRTAALLVFGRDGVTLRDAEGQHAFHGGMAHLRRLRLAEGEPDTFVRMADLRPGDAVLDCTLGLGQDAIVAALAVGPQGRVVGLEKRLALYAVVSEGLKTYALGPDSCRVEAVHADASEYLRTLPSRSFDIVFFDPMFSKPRKAQPGFDVLRRFADHAPLTPETLAEAERVARRWVVVKGAKYSDDLKKLGLAPEPGSRHTDVIWGRRRIRGG
- a CDS encoding efflux RND transporter periplasmic adaptor subunit, which codes for MRLVKKMRPLRVLAVGMFGVACVAGAVGCAKPPAKAPPPPREIEVVNLAPSEVRDTGEYLGTLQSRQSVTLLPQVAGYVRAIHVKPGQKVEAGAPLIDVDARGETAAVENARAQRSSREVDLELARRTMTRTEALHKEGLASAQELERVQAQVQAAEAAARAAGAQLTQREVQLQFHVVRAPFAGTVGDIVVRVGDSVGLSTVLTSVAQADVLEVSVSVPSERARSLRTDTPLELLDSRGKVLLTSSVFFIAPQADPRTQLVEVRAAFRNTVGLRPSELVRARLVYSTRQALQLPVLAVVRQSGQPFALVVREKEGKTVVERRPIQLGTLGEMAYVVESGLKQGDQVAVTSLQSLRDGAPVKVKQAAVRVGKELSAGASGGAVGGSR
- a CDS encoding TolC family protein, translated to MHFRYFPFFCLLSVAAPGLALAAQAEPPAAPAPFQPKIEDPMLTPAPGAARQVSSWDEALKMLRERSSDLRIAQSNVQRAEGLWRQALSSLLPTARLSGGVGHDLLNPDVPVLATSGSPLVGQAGEGDKAPTSPLLSGSISLTQSLVNVSAWRGVSAAGSTEESARSNLQDVQRRLTLGLAQALVATVAAERTAELNRVGLRQALERAALTQRSFELGAGTQLDVVRVRQDVEVARASLISGDEQLRRTREALGLTLGLPEAVGVRTSFQLQGLVEQTRDECAPLKALSERPDLVAARAQASAARDSRRQASAGYLPTLGLSSNVVAYTTDPGFGTVPTWSISAILSVPIWEGGLREGLVRERAALEAQSAETLLRTGREVEVEVARARRSVEVAETLVKTSAAALELAERTDNLTRRAFEVGRGSSLELVQSGAALRQAQLALALREFELVQSRLSAFLTEARCDW
- a CDS encoding MBOAT family O-acyltransferase; this encodes MRDVGLPVLLVGALYAASMGAGWLAAGAAWRRRLALLVSGAVLWLPFLAPADLPTFRALLGLGGVWFLARAVELTRTSRSFPAWDRMRHAVALLDVRKARNVAPWLDGAALKRLAVAAPLVGLAWGVLAYGCPLLSGGLRLAVRWGAGLVFLYTAVEAAMSLVLIAYGLRGMDPRPLHDDPLLSRTISEFWNHRWNQTVHRFLKQHVFVPVARRRGVWGGTAAVFGVSALGHAAFMLPAVGPFWAGMMGAFFLVQLPLVWLERVLAVGRWPAPLAHLWTVTWLGASSPLFVEPCLQIVDTWGGG
- a CDS encoding MarR family winged helix-turn-helix transcriptional regulator, whose protein sequence is MNLAEQVASLRRTLHRFITRRLSKRTRRPFQQLLALKYIAKQEAHTQASLAERLMVDAPAASRLVDRLEEEGLVKRCAGENRRCVRLEVTAASEAELEVLRDASHWVESEASRHLSVTEMSELKRLLEKVQIGMNQTLETLGPDDSDEPLEKTT